Proteins co-encoded in one Prosthecobacter algae genomic window:
- a CDS encoding aldehyde dehydrogenase family protein, whose translation MPLDLPSYVAGVAIESEDRLEVFNPWNNALVGRVARITPAQLEEAIQTSLQAGTALTRYQRSVILQQTASALQERSEEFAQLITAESGLCLRETRYEVGRACDVFRFAAMEALRDDGEIFSCDIAPGGKARKIFTTREPLRLIAAITPFNHPLNQVAHKLAPAIAAGAPMILKPSEKTPLTAVRLAEVLYASGLPGWMLSVIHGDLESITRPMIRDERIDLVTFTGSAAVGKDIAATAGYKKLCLELGGHSPMLVLEDADLDLAALLACEGSFRNSGQRCTSARRLLVHQAVLTEFTERFVAKAAEYVCGNPADEATRVGTVIDERSAMNLEKAVQEALASGAQLLAGGTRTGALFQPTILANVSRTSYIAQNECFGPIAPIFPVSDLEDALTLANATPYGLSSSVVTRSLESALTAVKRIRAGTVNINEIPGYRLELSPFGGVKDSGLGIKEGVVEAIKFMSTVKTFSLPW comes from the coding sequence ATGCCACTTGATCTCCCCAGTTACGTCGCCGGCGTCGCCATTGAGAGCGAAGACCGTCTCGAAGTCTTCAACCCCTGGAACAACGCACTGGTGGGCCGTGTCGCCCGCATCACCCCGGCCCAGCTTGAAGAAGCCATCCAAACCAGCCTGCAAGCAGGCACGGCACTCACGCGCTATCAGCGCAGCGTCATCCTGCAGCAAACCGCCAGCGCCTTGCAGGAGCGGAGTGAAGAATTTGCCCAGCTCATCACCGCCGAATCTGGCTTGTGCCTGCGTGAGACGCGTTATGAGGTGGGCCGCGCCTGCGATGTCTTCCGCTTTGCGGCCATGGAGGCACTCCGAGATGATGGAGAGATCTTCTCCTGCGACATTGCTCCGGGCGGCAAAGCTCGGAAGATTTTCACCACGCGCGAACCCTTGCGCCTCATTGCCGCGATCACCCCCTTCAATCACCCGCTCAATCAAGTGGCGCACAAACTGGCCCCGGCCATCGCCGCAGGGGCTCCGATGATCCTGAAACCTTCGGAGAAAACACCCCTCACTGCCGTGCGTCTGGCGGAGGTTCTGTATGCCAGCGGACTGCCCGGCTGGATGCTCAGCGTGATTCATGGCGATTTGGAGAGCATCACCCGCCCCATGATCCGGGATGAGCGCATTGACCTCGTGACCTTCACAGGCAGCGCCGCCGTGGGGAAGGACATCGCCGCCACGGCAGGTTATAAAAAACTATGCCTGGAACTGGGAGGCCACTCCCCCATGCTGGTGCTGGAGGATGCCGATCTGGACCTCGCCGCGCTGCTGGCCTGCGAAGGCAGCTTCCGCAACAGCGGCCAGCGCTGCACCTCCGCCCGCCGCCTGCTGGTGCATCAGGCAGTCCTGACCGAATTCACGGAGCGGTTCGTGGCCAAAGCCGCCGAGTATGTGTGCGGAAACCCCGCCGATGAGGCCACCCGGGTGGGCACGGTGATTGATGAGCGCTCGGCCATGAATCTGGAAAAAGCGGTACAGGAGGCGCTGGCCTCGGGCGCTCAGCTTTTGGCCGGAGGCACGAGAACTGGAGCCCTTTTTCAGCCCACCATTCTGGCCAATGTCTCACGGACCTCCTACATCGCCCAAAACGAGTGCTTTGGTCCCATCGCCCCGATTTTCCCGGTGAGCGACCTGGAGGATGCGCTGACTCTGGCCAATGCCACGCCCTATGGCCTCAGCTCCTCGGTCGTCACCCGCAGCCTGGAATCCGCCCTCACCGCCGTGAAACGCATCCGCGCTGGCACGGTGAACATCAATGAAATCCCGGGCTACCGGCTGGAGCTCTCCCCCTTTGGCGGAGTGAAGGACAGCGGCCTGGGCATCAAGGAGGGGGTCGTGGAAGCCATCAAGTTCATGTCCACCGTGAAGACCTTTTCCCTACCCTGGTAA
- the phnA gene encoding phosphonoacetate hydrolase, whose amino-acid sequence MPNAVSFSVNGRTYTPPARPIAVICLDGSADEYLDVALAQGRMPHLAQLSLQGWRGFARAAMPTFTNVNNSSIVTGVPPSVHGIGGNFFYDTTTGQEVMMNSAQYLRAETIFRHAQLAGRKVAVVTAKEKLRDIFASGLISEGGIAFSTEKARSAVMETHGIADVEALCGPQPEIYSGEASVYVLRAGAALLAAGRADFLYLSTTDYMQHKHTPQEPEVVDFYAAIDAEIGKLLALGAIVGVTADHGMNDKQTAEGTPNIIYLETELEAAFGTGFRVILPITDPYVVHHGALGSFAQVHVPERADIPAIQRWLALRKGISECHDRSTAARLMELPEDRMGDLVVASGRDVVLGRSPDWHDLKAIEGGLRSHGGRYEEMVPLLFSEPLNAAYASRARADVRNFDIFEITCNGTHAA is encoded by the coding sequence ATGCCAAACGCCGTCTCTTTCTCCGTCAACGGGCGCACCTACACTCCGCCTGCACGCCCCATCGCCGTCATCTGCCTGGATGGCTCTGCCGATGAATACCTGGATGTCGCCCTGGCCCAAGGCCGCATGCCCCATCTTGCTCAATTGAGCCTCCAAGGCTGGCGCGGTTTTGCCCGGGCCGCCATGCCCACCTTCACCAACGTCAACAACTCCAGCATCGTCACGGGCGTGCCACCCAGCGTGCATGGCATCGGCGGCAATTTCTTTTACGACACCACCACCGGCCAGGAAGTGATGATGAACTCCGCCCAGTATCTGCGTGCGGAGACGATCTTCCGCCACGCTCAATTGGCTGGCCGGAAGGTGGCCGTGGTCACCGCAAAAGAAAAGCTGCGGGACATCTTTGCTTCGGGCCTCATCTCAGAAGGCGGCATCGCCTTCTCCACGGAGAAAGCACGCTCCGCCGTGATGGAGACGCACGGCATCGCGGATGTGGAGGCCTTGTGCGGTCCTCAGCCGGAGATTTATAGCGGTGAGGCCAGTGTCTATGTCCTGCGCGCCGGGGCAGCGCTGCTGGCCGCTGGGCGGGCCGATTTCCTGTATCTTTCGACCACCGACTACATGCAGCACAAGCACACCCCACAGGAACCGGAGGTGGTAGATTTTTACGCGGCGATTGATGCGGAAATCGGCAAGCTGCTGGCCCTGGGAGCCATTGTGGGCGTGACCGCGGATCACGGCATGAATGACAAACAGACCGCCGAGGGAACCCCCAATATCATCTACCTGGAAACCGAACTGGAAGCCGCTTTTGGAACAGGCTTCCGCGTCATCCTGCCGATCACGGACCCTTACGTGGTGCATCACGGCGCCCTCGGTTCCTTTGCCCAAGTCCACGTGCCGGAGAGGGCCGACATCCCTGCCATCCAGCGCTGGCTGGCACTGCGAAAGGGCATCTCCGAATGCCATGACCGCAGCACGGCGGCACGCCTGATGGAACTGCCCGAAGACCGCATGGGAGATCTCGTGGTGGCCAGCGGTCGGGATGTGGTGCTGGGCCGTTCTCCTGACTGGCATGATTTGAAGGCCATCGAAGGCGGCCTGCGCAGCCATGGCGGGCGCTATGAAGAGATGGTGCCGCTGCTTTTCAGCGAGCCTCTGAATGCCGCCTATGCCAGCCGAGCCAGAGCGGATGTGCGGAACTTCGACATCTTCGAAATCACCTGCAACGGCACTCACGCAGCATGA
- the ptsP gene encoding phosphoenolpyruvate--protein phosphotransferase, producing the protein MTQEVLTQERTWQGTAVSSGVAHAVVHVLREDFDEPDADPITAEEVEAELARWHTAMDATHREIEQLKEMVSTEERSAEADIFDTHLLILEDMSIRKHVEKTVREKLICVDAIYYRLMCKHMDALRGLADSYLRERFLDIKDITHRVMRHLRGELLQHPMFDDPVIIVAHDLTPSDTVQLDRSKVLGFAIETGSGNSHAAIIARSLGLPAVVRLHGITDELHSGDPVLLDGDEGALILNPTPATLSKYRSREQLAEKRDDALHETRHQPSVTLDGMAIQVCANAEFVEEMGDIRDSGAAHVGLFRTEFLYLEDPAGTEDWLADNYTRAVKIIAPGQVIFRTLDIGGDKVDEQLASEQEPNPFLGWRGIRVSLGRRDMFKRQLRALLRAAAHGPIGIMFPMVSDVGEVRAAKELLAECANELSAEGYPPPQQVEIGAMIEIPSAALTADLIATEVDFFSLGTNDLVQYTLAVDRLNERVADLYSPTHPAVLRLIALTVEAARRAGIRVCICGEMAADVEVLPLLIGLGLDELSVSTGQISRVKHAIRKLNASECRSIIDACRHLGCPKEILGLSRTMAHEMYPDLFE; encoded by the coding sequence ATGACTCAGGAAGTGCTTACACAGGAGAGAACTTGGCAGGGAACCGCAGTTTCCTCCGGTGTCGCCCATGCCGTGGTGCATGTGCTGAGAGAAGACTTCGATGAGCCGGATGCCGACCCAATCACCGCTGAGGAAGTGGAGGCCGAACTCGCCCGCTGGCACACCGCCATGGATGCCACCCATCGCGAGATCGAGCAATTGAAGGAGATGGTCTCCACCGAGGAACGCAGCGCCGAGGCGGACATCTTTGACACCCACCTCCTGATCCTGGAGGACATGTCCATCCGCAAGCATGTGGAAAAGACGGTCCGGGAAAAGCTGATCTGCGTGGATGCGATCTACTACCGCCTCATGTGCAAGCACATGGACGCCCTGCGCGGCTTGGCGGACTCTTACCTGCGCGAGCGCTTTCTCGACATCAAAGACATCACCCACCGCGTGATGCGGCATCTGCGCGGCGAGCTGCTGCAGCACCCCATGTTTGATGATCCCGTGATCATCGTCGCCCACGATCTGACACCGTCAGACACCGTGCAACTGGACCGCAGTAAGGTGCTCGGTTTTGCCATCGAAACCGGCAGTGGCAATTCCCATGCGGCCATCATCGCCCGCTCCCTGGGCCTGCCCGCCGTGGTGAGGCTGCATGGCATCACGGATGAACTCCACTCCGGCGACCCTGTGCTGCTGGATGGTGATGAAGGCGCCCTGATCCTCAATCCCACCCCGGCCACCCTTTCCAAATATCGCTCCCGTGAGCAACTGGCAGAAAAGCGCGATGACGCCCTGCATGAGACGCGGCATCAGCCCTCCGTCACGCTCGATGGCATGGCCATCCAGGTGTGCGCGAATGCGGAATTCGTGGAAGAAATGGGCGACATCCGCGACAGCGGCGCTGCCCATGTGGGTCTGTTTCGCACCGAATTCCTCTACCTGGAAGATCCCGCAGGCACCGAGGACTGGCTGGCGGACAACTACACCCGCGCCGTCAAAATCATCGCCCCTGGGCAGGTCATCTTCCGCACCCTGGACATCGGCGGGGACAAGGTGGACGAGCAACTGGCCAGCGAGCAGGAGCCGAACCCCTTTCTCGGTTGGCGGGGCATCCGCGTTTCCCTGGGCCGCCGGGACATGTTCAAACGCCAGCTCCGCGCTCTGCTGCGGGCAGCCGCCCACGGTCCCATCGGCATCATGTTCCCCATGGTCAGCGACGTGGGAGAGGTGCGGGCCGCCAAGGAACTGCTGGCCGAATGCGCCAATGAACTCAGCGCCGAAGGTTACCCACCTCCCCAGCAGGTGGAAATCGGTGCCATGATCGAAATTCCCAGCGCTGCCCTCACGGCGGACCTCATCGCCACCGAGGTGGATTTCTTCAGTCTCGGCACCAATGACCTCGTCCAGTACACCCTGGCGGTGGATCGCCTAAATGAACGTGTGGCAGATCTTTATAGCCCCACCCACCCGGCTGTCTTGCGCCTCATCGCGCTGACGGTGGAGGCCGCCCGGCGGGCAGGCATCCGCGTGTGCATTTGTGGTGAAATGGCGGCGGATGTGGAAGTGCTGCCGCTTCTCATCGGCCTCGGTTTGGATGAACTCAGCGTCTCCACAGGCCAGATTTCCCGAGTGAAGCATGCCATCCGCAAGCTGAATGCCTCCGAATGCCGCTCCATCATCGATGCCTGCCGCCACCTCGGCTGCCCCAAGGAAATCCTGGGCCTGAGCCGGACCATGGCCCATGAGATGTATCCGGATCTGTTTGAGTGA
- a CDS encoding Mrp/NBP35 family ATP-binding protein, with protein sequence MPTDSDIRQALAQVRYPGFSRDIISFGLVKDITIEGGKVTVEISVATRDPNIPRLIHEQAVDVLQKLPGVTEAKLNFDIKEPPNPVAGSADRLPKSSIPGVKKVIAVGSGKGGVGKSTVASNLAVALAKTGARVGLCDCDLYGPSIAHMFGTTERPFQNEEQQIVPIEKYGIQLMSMGFLLEDDAAVIVRGPIATKYTQQFLRQCAWDNLDYLIIDLPPGTGDIQLTIVQTVALDGAVIVTTPQEVALIDARKAVSMFQKVNVPILGIIENMSYFLCPSDGQIYHIFGKGGGEHEAKRLSVPLLGQIPIEMTVREAGDEGHPIALEDVTDSAASAAFLGIATQIRSVVPA encoded by the coding sequence ATGCCCACCGACTCCGACATCCGCCAGGCGCTGGCCCAGGTACGTTACCCAGGCTTCAGCCGCGACATCATTTCCTTTGGCCTGGTCAAAGACATCACCATTGAGGGTGGCAAAGTCACCGTGGAGATTTCCGTCGCCACGCGCGATCCCAACATCCCGCGCCTCATCCACGAACAGGCGGTGGACGTTTTGCAAAAGCTGCCCGGCGTGACTGAGGCCAAGCTGAATTTCGACATCAAGGAGCCGCCAAACCCCGTGGCAGGCTCAGCCGACCGGCTTCCGAAATCCTCCATTCCTGGCGTGAAAAAAGTCATCGCCGTCGGCTCCGGCAAAGGCGGCGTGGGCAAAAGCACCGTTGCCTCCAATCTCGCCGTGGCCCTGGCCAAAACAGGTGCCCGCGTGGGCCTGTGTGATTGCGACCTCTACGGCCCCAGCATTGCCCACATGTTCGGCACCACCGAGCGCCCGTTTCAGAATGAGGAGCAGCAGATCGTCCCCATCGAGAAATACGGCATCCAGCTCATGAGCATGGGCTTCCTTTTGGAAGATGACGCCGCCGTGATCGTGCGTGGGCCCATCGCCACCAAGTACACCCAGCAGTTCCTCCGCCAGTGCGCCTGGGACAATCTGGACTACCTCATCATTGACCTGCCTCCGGGCACCGGCGACATCCAGCTCACCATTGTGCAGACCGTGGCTCTGGACGGGGCAGTCATCGTCACCACCCCGCAGGAAGTGGCCCTGATTGATGCTCGGAAAGCCGTCTCCATGTTCCAGAAAGTGAACGTGCCCATCCTCGGCATCATCGAGAACATGAGCTACTTCCTCTGCCCCAGCGATGGCCAGATCTACCACATCTTTGGCAAAGGCGGCGGTGAGCACGAGGCGAAGCGCCTCAGCGTGCCGCTGCTGGGCCAGATCCCCATCGAGATGACCGTGCGTGAAGCTGGCGATGAAGGCCACCCCATCGCCCTCGAAGACGTCACGGACTCTGCGGCTTCCGCAGCCTTCCTGGGCATCGCCACACAGATCCGCAGCGTCGTCCCGGCTTAA
- a CDS encoding zinc-binding dehydrogenase — translation MNHARIQLFQGPGLPFESRTIPLPDTLNPGEILVEISLATVCGSDLHTVSGRRGAPTPCVLGHEAIGRVVASERAGFSEGQRVTWTLADSCGKCPACTQWGLPQKCTHLFKYGHAALGDGSGLNGCYASHIILRAGTFVLPVPDSLLDTLVAPANCALATIVNALEEPLKDPSILRTALVQGGGLLGLYACAWLRYRGVERVFCTDLSEERLALVPEFGGIAIPANESMKKRILEESGGGVDLALEVAGSAAVIPDGIALLRPGGTYVWAGMVHPQTALNLTGEAVLRKCLTIRGVHNYAPRHLTTGLEFLAAQQDRLPFEKLVSPALPLAALDEALTLTETRRWLRVSIAP, via the coding sequence ATGAATCACGCCCGCATCCAGCTTTTTCAAGGCCCCGGCCTGCCCTTCGAATCCCGCACTATCCCACTGCCGGACACACTGAATCCTGGAGAAATCCTGGTGGAAATCAGCCTAGCCACCGTCTGCGGTTCCGACCTCCATACCGTCTCCGGTCGTCGAGGTGCACCGACTCCCTGCGTCCTGGGGCACGAAGCCATTGGCCGCGTCGTGGCCAGTGAACGGGCTGGTTTCAGCGAAGGTCAGCGCGTCACCTGGACCCTGGCCGACAGTTGTGGAAAATGCCCCGCCTGCACCCAATGGGGGTTGCCACAAAAATGTACCCACCTCTTTAAGTATGGGCATGCAGCCCTGGGCGATGGATCCGGCCTCAATGGCTGTTATGCCAGCCACATTATCCTGCGGGCTGGCACCTTCGTTCTGCCCGTGCCTGACAGCCTGCTGGATACCCTGGTGGCCCCGGCGAATTGTGCGCTGGCAACGATTGTGAATGCTCTCGAAGAGCCCTTGAAAGATCCTTCCATTCTCCGCACAGCCCTCGTTCAAGGCGGTGGCCTGCTGGGTCTTTATGCCTGTGCCTGGCTGCGTTATCGCGGTGTCGAGCGAGTCTTCTGCACAGACCTTTCGGAAGAGCGGCTCGCCCTGGTGCCTGAGTTTGGCGGCATCGCCATACCGGCCAATGAGAGCATGAAAAAACGCATCCTCGAAGAATCAGGCGGTGGGGTGGACTTGGCCCTGGAGGTCGCCGGTTCTGCCGCTGTGATCCCAGACGGGATCGCCTTGCTCCGCCCAGGTGGCACCTATGTGTGGGCTGGCATGGTGCATCCGCAAACAGCGCTGAACCTGACCGGAGAAGCCGTGCTGAGAAAGTGCCTCACCATTCGGGGCGTGCACAACTATGCGCCACGTCACCTGACCACCGGCCTGGAATTCCTCGCCGCTCAGCAAGATCGCCTGCCGTTTGAAAAACTAGTGAGTCCGGCCCTGCCGCTTGCTGCCCTGGACGAAGCCCTCACCCTCACGGAAACGCGCCGCTGGCTGCGCGTCTCCATCGCCCCTTAA
- a CDS encoding MFS transporter, producing MSLTPHSDPSFKHAQWRVLGAVMFCYLFYYTGRQTFGFAIPGIQKELGLSKETLGWISAAMLWSYALGQAINGNLGDRFGGRRMMALGAGASFLLNWLTSFGLGFKSLATAWGLNGLAQSMGFAPGSRLLSNWFGAHERGKAFGFYVLAAGLSSVLSFVTSLVILDVLKLDWRWIFRLPVILMLIGGLAVWIFARDRPSRAGFADFEDDAGTPDAQTPATQETSWQRYASALTNGRLLLAGLAIGFQNTVRYGLLIWVPVHFLGEDFKSGPAGKWISVALPLGMALGAVASGWISDRFCQSRRSGVIASFMVLASISAAAMYVLPRGHALGLPLLFLCGFFAYGPQSAFWALAPDLLGRARAGTAVGIMNCFAYAMAGLGEPLVGWCVQHNPWSATPGVENTALVFPIVAVFALCSAFLALFIRR from the coding sequence ATGAGCCTCACGCCCCACAGCGATCCCAGCTTCAAGCATGCCCAGTGGCGGGTGCTGGGCGCTGTGATGTTCTGCTACCTGTTTTACTACACAGGACGGCAGACCTTTGGGTTTGCCATTCCCGGCATCCAAAAGGAACTCGGCCTGAGCAAGGAAACGCTGGGCTGGATCAGTGCCGCCATGCTGTGGAGCTATGCCCTGGGGCAGGCCATCAATGGCAATCTCGGAGACCGCTTTGGCGGTCGGCGGATGATGGCCCTGGGTGCAGGGGCTTCGTTTCTGCTGAACTGGCTGACGAGCTTTGGACTCGGCTTTAAAAGCCTGGCCACAGCCTGGGGGCTCAACGGACTGGCCCAGAGCATGGGCTTTGCACCCGGCAGCCGCCTGCTCTCGAACTGGTTCGGCGCGCATGAGCGAGGCAAGGCCTTTGGTTTTTATGTGCTCGCCGCCGGCCTTTCCTCCGTGCTCTCCTTCGTCACATCTTTAGTTATTCTCGATGTACTGAAGCTGGACTGGCGCTGGATCTTTCGCCTGCCCGTCATCCTGATGCTCATCGGCGGGCTGGCTGTCTGGATCTTTGCCCGCGACCGGCCTTCACGCGCAGGCTTTGCCGACTTCGAGGATGATGCCGGAACCCCGGATGCCCAGACACCCGCCACCCAGGAAACCTCCTGGCAGCGTTACGCCAGCGCCTTGACGAATGGACGTCTGCTGCTGGCAGGGCTGGCCATCGGCTTTCAGAACACCGTGCGTTATGGTCTGCTCATCTGGGTGCCGGTTCACTTTCTCGGAGAGGACTTTAAAAGCGGCCCGGCGGGCAAATGGATCAGCGTGGCCCTGCCCCTGGGCATGGCACTCGGGGCCGTGGCCAGCGGCTGGATCTCGGACCGATTTTGCCAGTCGCGCAGGTCTGGGGTTATCGCCTCTTTCATGGTACTGGCCTCCATTTCTGCCGCTGCCATGTATGTGCTTCCACGTGGTCATGCACTGGGACTCCCGCTGCTGTTTTTATGCGGCTTCTTCGCCTATGGCCCCCAGTCCGCCTTTTGGGCCTTGGCACCTGATTTGTTAGGCCGGGCACGCGCTGGCACAGCCGTGGGCATCATGAACTGCTTTGCTTATGCCATGGCTGGCCTGGGCGAGCCGCTGGTGGGCTGGTGTGTGCAGCACAATCCCTGGTCCGCCACACCGGGCGTGGAAAACACCGCCCTCGTCTTTCCCATCGTCGCCGTCTTCGCCCTGTGCAGCGCCTTTTTAGCCCTCTTCATCCGCCGATGA
- a CDS encoding cupin domain-containing protein: MNLVELAQRLRQTRLDKGLTLDEVAAASGVGKGILSKVENFRVTPTLPTLAKLSEALGVKLSVLLDGLDARPRISIVRRGERKLIERDRTQSNIDYESLAHRRADRAMDPFELRIPARGGRVEAMPHEGEEFLLVLEGQVAFEFDQETYHLEAGDSLYFDAETNHRLFNETAKDARVLCVFLGRRY; this comes from the coding sequence ATGAACTTGGTCGAACTCGCCCAACGCCTGCGTCAAACCCGTCTCGACAAGGGGCTGACGCTGGATGAAGTCGCCGCCGCTTCCGGGGTCGGCAAAGGCATCCTTTCCAAGGTGGAAAACTTTCGCGTCACCCCCACTCTGCCGACTCTCGCCAAACTCAGCGAAGCCCTTGGGGTGAAGCTTTCCGTGCTGCTAGATGGCCTGGATGCACGCCCCCGGATCAGCATCGTTCGCCGGGGTGAAAGGAAGCTCATCGAGCGCGACCGCACCCAGTCGAACATTGACTATGAATCCCTGGCCCACCGGCGTGCCGACCGAGCCATGGACCCCTTTGAACTGCGCATCCCCGCCCGGGGTGGCCGTGTGGAGGCCATGCCACATGAAGGCGAAGAATTTCTGCTTGTCCTGGAAGGCCAGGTCGCCTTCGAATTCGACCAGGAGACCTATCACCTGGAAGCCGGGGACAGCCTCTATTTTGATGCAGAGACCAATCACCGACTTTTCAATGAGACGGCGAAGGATGCGCGTGTGCTGTGCGTGTTTTTGGGACGGCGGTATTGA
- a CDS encoding alkaline phosphatase D family protein, with translation MTPPNRPIESPLNRRDFVTSALAFGAGTAFSATGESQKEVPLLGPIVGHTEENSSILWMRAQVAGEYVLEVTPEAGGEATRVKAQAKAENDLCLHWQVAGLEAGTRYRYRVLAGGKPLAAADAQVFATAPAASTPTKVRLAISSCAKEDAGSRAVWKRMAEEKVDAVVLIGDTPYIDSTDLAVQTRRHQEFAAVPEYQELLRNRPCWWTWDDHDFAGNDSSGLAVGKENSRLAFTRYRPQASFGDGQEGIYTSFRYGPVEVFMIDARWFTMTAVSYASPTKPTLLGLAQWQWLQKKLLASTATFKLLACGMIWDDKENKELDDWGSYMHERKALEKFIGDHKIPGVIYIGGDIHASRVLKYPTQKTVGYDLMQFIASPIHSSTIALLNVYHPDLVRSAVEPHVFLIMDIDSTVTPARLSAELVNKDGERVFTYTLNLSDLTPA, from the coding sequence ATGACACCTCCAAACCGCCCCATTGAGTCGCCGCTGAACCGTCGTGACTTCGTGACCTCGGCTCTGGCTTTCGGGGCGGGAACGGCCTTTTCAGCCACAGGCGAAAGCCAGAAAGAGGTGCCGCTGCTAGGCCCCATCGTCGGGCACACCGAAGAGAACAGCAGCATCCTTTGGATGCGTGCCCAAGTGGCCGGAGAGTATGTGCTGGAAGTCACCCCAGAGGCAGGAGGCGAAGCCACACGCGTCAAAGCCCAGGCCAAGGCCGAAAACGATCTCTGTCTGCACTGGCAGGTCGCTGGCCTGGAGGCAGGCACCCGCTATCGTTATCGTGTACTGGCAGGAGGGAAACCCCTCGCAGCAGCCGACGCCCAAGTTTTTGCCACCGCTCCCGCAGCCTCCACTCCCACCAAAGTTCGCTTGGCCATCAGCTCCTGTGCCAAAGAAGATGCTGGCAGCCGCGCCGTGTGGAAACGCATGGCGGAAGAAAAGGTGGATGCCGTCGTGCTCATCGGGGACACGCCCTACATCGACAGTACCGATCTGGCCGTGCAGACCCGGCGGCATCAGGAGTTTGCCGCCGTGCCGGAGTATCAGGAACTGCTGCGCAACCGCCCCTGCTGGTGGACCTGGGATGATCATGACTTTGCCGGAAATGACAGCTCAGGCCTGGCCGTGGGGAAGGAAAACAGCCGGCTGGCCTTTACTCGTTACCGTCCGCAAGCCTCCTTTGGCGATGGCCAGGAAGGCATCTATACCAGCTTCCGATATGGCCCCGTGGAGGTCTTCATGATCGATGCGCGCTGGTTCACCATGACCGCCGTGTCTTACGCTAGTCCCACGAAGCCCACTTTGTTAGGCCTGGCCCAGTGGCAGTGGCTCCAGAAAAAACTTCTGGCCTCCACCGCCACCTTCAAGCTGCTGGCCTGTGGCATGATCTGGGATGACAAGGAGAACAAGGAGCTGGATGACTGGGGCAGCTACATGCACGAACGCAAGGCGCTGGAGAAGTTCATCGGCGACCACAAGATCCCAGGCGTGATCTACATCGGCGGGGACATCCATGCCAGCCGCGTGCTGAAGTATCCCACCCAAAAAACCGTGGGCTATGACCTCATGCAGTTCATCGCCTCCCCCATCCACAGCAGCACCATCGCCTTACTGAATGTGTACCACCCGGACCTCGTTCGCAGCGCCGTGGAACCCCACGTGTTTCTCATCATGGACATTGACTCCACCGTGACACCCGCCCGCCTGAGCGCCGAGCTGGTAAACAAGGATGGAGAACGCGTCTTTACCTACACCCTGAACCTTTCCGACCTCACCCCAGCCTAA